A single region of the Salvia miltiorrhiza cultivar Shanhuang (shh) chromosome 8, IMPLAD_Smil_shh, whole genome shotgun sequence genome encodes:
- the LOC130996769 gene encoding pumilio homolog 1-like has protein sequence MHGESLANSPVEFLGHQNAYYEELFRRSQYGSHFGKSSTMNNGFHGNSAFGLGIPHRGNLIRSPMFPNTPIASGGPDRSMEQIVRFPSTLRNMAGNFGGPWPSGPGCNLEESFAASLLDEFKGNKTRCLELAEIAGHVVEFSADQFGSRFIQQKLETASAQEKNMIFLEIMPQALSLMTDVFGNYVIQKFLEHGSASQIRQLAEQLIGHVLTLSLQMYGCRVIQKALEVIELDQKKEMVAELDGHVLRCVRDQNGNHVIQKCIECVPENAIEFIVTTFYDQVVTLSTHPYGCRVIQRVLEHCDSPKTQTVVMNEIMHSVCMLAQDQYGNYVIQHVLEHGKPSERSAIIRQLIGKIVEMSQQKFASNVIEKCLSFGTHEERQALVHEMLGSTDENEPLQVMMKDQFANYVVQKVLETCDDQQLELLLNRIKVHLNALKKYTYGKHIVARVEKLVATGERRINALSSYSAQGE, from the exons ATGCATGGGGAATCTTTAGCAAATTCACCAGTTGAGTTTCTTGGGCATCAGAATGCTTACTATGAAGAGTTGTTTCGGAGGTCACAGTATGGCTCGCATTTTGGAAAATCTAGCACTATGAACAATGGTTTCCATGGAAATTCTGCATTTGGTCTTGGTATTCCTCATCGTGGAAATCTGATCAGGTCTCCGATGTTCCCTAACACCCCCATTGCATCGGGTGGCCCTGACAGGAGCATGGAACAGATCGTGCGTTTTCCTTCCACTTTAAGGAACATGGCTGGCAATTTTGGGGGACCATGGCCTTCAGGACCTGGCTGTAATTTGGAGGAAAGCTTTGCAGCTTCCTTGTTGGACGAGTTCAAGGGAAATAAAACTAGGTGTCTTGAGCTTGCAGAGATTGCTGGCCATGTTGTTGAGTTCAG TGCGGACCAGTTTGGAAGTCGCTTTATTCAACAGAAGCTTGAAACTGCCAGCGCACAAGAGAAGAACATGATTTTCCTTGAAATTATGCCCCAAGCTCTTTCCCTTATGACAGATGTCTTTGGTAACTATGTGATTCAGAAG TTTTTAGAGCATGGAAGTGCTTCCCAGATTAGACAACTGGCTGAGCAGCTAATCGGGCATGTTCTGACCCTTAGCCTCCAAATGTATGGCTGTCGTGTCATACAGAAG GCACTGGAGGTTATTGAACTCGACCAGAAGAAGGAAATGGTTGCGGAGCTTGATGGTCATGTATTGCGCTGTGTGCGTGATCAAAACGGGAATCATGTCATacaaaaatgtattgaatgtgTTCCTGAAAATGCCATTGAGTTTATTGTTACTACATTCTATGATCAAGTTGTTACATTGTCTACCCATCCGTATGGTTGTCGGGTGATACAG AGAGTCTTGGAGCATTGTGACAGTCCCAAAACTCAGACTGTAGTGATGAATGAGATTATGCATTCTGTTTGTATGTTGGCTCAAGATCAATATGGAAATTATGTCATTCAG CATGTACTAGAACATGGAAAGCCTTCTGAGCGATCTGCTATAATTCGCCAATTAATTGGGAAGATTGTAGAGATGAGCCAGCAGAAGTTTGCTTCCAATGTAATAGAGAAATGCTTATCTTTTGGAACACATGAAGAACGTCAGGCCTTGGTACACGAGATGCTTGGTAGCACTGATGAAAATGAGCCTCTCCAG GTAATGATGAAAGATCAGTTCGCAAACTATGTTGTTCAGAAAGTGCTGGAGACGTGTGATGACCAGCAACTTGAACTGTTACTTAACCGAATAAAAGTTCATTTGAATGCTCTTAAGAAATATACTTATGGGAAGCATATAGTTGCACGTGTAGAGAAGCTTGTGGCTACTGGAG AGAGGAGGATCAATGCCCTGTCTTCATATTCTGCGCAAGGAGAATGA